The sequence AATCAGTCACCCTACCCCACACATCCTTTATAATCTCCTCACAATTTGATTCTCCCACCCACATAGCCTTAAATTTAAAAGGCTTTGAAAACCTAGGAAACTCCCTTTCACCTTCCAAAATAACATTAATAGGTGAATGATCAAAGCCACCACCCCATGAGAGACTCGAGCATGAGGATAACAATTCCACTAAGCAGAATTAACAAGAAATTCGTCTAACCTCTCATGTACGCGATTAATCCCAGTTCTCCTATTACACCATGTAAATTTATGCCTTGAAAATCCCAGATCCCTCAAATTACAATCTTCAACAACTGATCTAAAATCAGATAATTGTCGATCAGGCCTTGTTTTCCCACCATTCTTCTCATGCTGATGCAataattcattaaaatcacccataaCCAACCAAGCTTCCCCATTAATTCTACACAATGATCTAAGCAAATTCCAAGTTTTACACCGTAAATTTGTTTCAGGAAAGCCATAAATAGCAGTTAAAAACCATTGTCCCATATCCAAATTCTCATCTTTAACAACAGCATCAAAATGATTTGTGGAATAAGATATAGTTGATAAATCACTATCACGGCCCCATAACAGAGCCATCCCTCCCTTTCTACCACAACAACTAACAACCAAACAATTAAGAAACCCTAACTTGTACTTACAAGATTCAAACTCTTGAGTAGAAAGCCTTGTCTCCTGTAAGAACACCACATCAGGATCTTCCTTCTTGACTAGATCACAAAGGGTTCGAATGCCCTATGGGTTCCCAAGCCAACGGACATTCCAACTGCACAGTTTCATGGCATCCGGCAGCCACCGCTGATTTCGCAAACTTTGCAATCCCACTACCATCCTGTGAAACATCCGAAACATGAGCACGCTTCGATGACCTACACCGAGAAGATCTTTCTGGAGCAATCCCCTTACGCTTCTTAGCTCTTTCCTCCAACATAACACAAGATGAATTAGTAGTTAGGAAATTACAGATTGTCGTTTCATGTAGTTTAGACACCCGTTTCCATTTCTGAGTAATCTGGCCATCAGGCTTATGAACCACAGGCTTTGCATCACTCAGGCCTTTTTCAATTGTCTTTGGCAGAAATGGCCCAGTAGGCCCAATACTACAGCTTCCACCTATTTCATCATCCTCAAATTCCAACATCAGCATTTCCGGTTCAACATCCTGCCTCTGCACAATTGTTTCGGCAGTTACTTTCGGAGCAGTTGAAGCAGTTTCTTTTGTAGGAGCAGTTACACTCCGAGAAGCCTCACCAACCTTCAGTTCAAACTCCTTCATCTCCACAACTAATTCGGCAGTTATTTTCATAGCAATTGAAGCAGTTGCTTTAGCATGAGCGGTTTTTTTCCGAGAAGCCTCACCATCCTCCGCCATCATCATCTCCTTATCACCACCCTCTGGTTGAACCCAATTCTTCTGTAATGCCGACATTTGCTTTTCCCAGAAGAAGATGCAGGAACTGACTTTGGAAATTACTTTGCTTGGTTTGTTCCCCCGAAGAAACGTGCATTATACCCACCTACCCGAAGACACATTCCATACGGTAAAGCATCCATACCAGAGAACTTGGAAGTAGATGTCACAGCAGTACATTCCTTCTCCCCATGTCCCAAACAACCACATAGATAGCAAAAATTTGGGAGTCTTTCATAAGAGAACCGAACCCAAACGGGTTCACCACCCCCAATTGAGAACATGGAACCCCTCAGCAGTGGCTTAGAGATTTGCAAGTTTACACAAACACGTTGAAATTCTCCCCATGCAATTGCACCTTCGTCCACATCCACTTTCTCGAAAACTCCAATTTTCTCCCCCAGTAATCGACCAACGTATTCATTTCTCGCCATCAAAGGCAAATCATGAAGCCTCACCCAGAAAGATGCCGAAGTTAATTGAATTTGCTTTACTTGTTTTCTGCCATCAACATCTTTTAATAAAACCAAGTGTTTGTCAAAAGACCAAGGGCCCTCCTGAATAACCTTCTCCTTATCCCTCCTATCATCGAACTCAACAAACATGAGAGTAGAACTTAAATCACGAAATCTCACCCCCATCGTTAATCGCAAAGCTTTCCTCATAGTACTCTTAAACACATCCTTGTTGTAATGCTTATCAGTGAATAACTTCATAATCAAACACTTATCACCACCAATAATAGAATCCTGCAATTGTTCAGGCACCACCACAATCTCCTCACTTTCCTTTTTAGTCAGCGAAAGACGTTGGTAGAGATCCTGAATAGAATCATCCATTATCTCAAACCGAGCAAACAAGATATTGAAGAAAATCCGAGCTCTGCACAAGCACGGCAGTAAAATCACCTCTACGTAGGAGAGCCTAGAGAGGAaatcctttatttttctaacaGAATAATTGTGTATGAAGTACCCATTCTCAAAACTTATAACCATTGgtatgtaatttaaatataaactagCATGAAAATATATTCTGCTTCAATCtttgattttaatataaattacttCTTGATATAACTtggttttataataaaagttttcatcttattaatttttttttcttataaataagcgaatttgagttttaatttttcataaaaaaaaagttttaactgcagttttttattctactctattctgacaaaaaataatcagttatgtaattttttcatacatatttgGTTTTTGCAGCAAACAAAACAGCAAATTGTGCAACACAACCAATATTGCTGCACTTTAAagcataacaaaatatataggaaaaaatatatatggtacaGATTAAACCTTCGATATCGCAATTTTGATAGTTTCATACTTACATCACTTTCATATTTACATAACAACATCTTAtagttaataaatttaaaattcaaagaaaacaataataagaggataaatAAGGAAGATTTTCATCAGATGATAGAATAAGAATATAACAATTTCTTCTTTCATCTGAAGGTAATTGCTGCAAAAAACTATGTTAAAAAACTCCATCATCTAATGAAAACCCTCATCatctaaattcttttttttagaacaaataGAATCACAACACAAAGCAGTGCAAAAAAACTGACCAATTCACATGCAAATCACAACAATGCTCAATAAGAGCATTCCCATCCAATCCATTTATAttgaatgtataaataaatcGGGCTCagaatggtgaaaatattgATAACATGCGTAAGCAAGGACCCATTTATAT comes from Juglans microcarpa x Juglans regia isolate MS1-56 chromosome 8S, Jm3101_v1.0, whole genome shotgun sequence and encodes:
- the LOC121244266 gene encoding uncharacterized protein LOC121244266, producing MDDSIQDLYQRLSLTKKESEEIVVVPEQLQDSIIGGDKCLIMKLFTDKHYNKDVFKSTMRKALRLTMGVRFRDLSSTLMFVEFDDRRDKEKVIQEGPWSFDKHLVLLKDVDGRKQVKQIQLTSASFWVRLHDLPLMARNEYVGRLLGEKIGVFEKVDVDEGAIAWGEFQRVCVNLQISKPLLRGSMFSIGGGEPVWVRFSYERLPNFCYLCGCLGHGEKECTAVTSTSKFSGMDALPYGMCLRVGGYNARFFGGTNQAK